From a region of the Syngnathus scovelli strain Florida chromosome 19, RoL_Ssco_1.2, whole genome shotgun sequence genome:
- the cct3 gene encoding T-complex protein 1 subunit gamma: protein MFGQQVLVLNQNVKRESGRKVQTGNINAAKTIADVIRTCLGPRAMMKMLLDPTGGIVMTNDGNAILREIQVQHPAAKSMIEISRTQDEEVGDGTTSVIILAGEMLSVAEQFLEQQMHPTVVISAYRRALEDMLETLKEISVPVDTADRASMLKIVHSAINTKAVSRWSELACGMALDAVLTVEMDDNGRKEIDIKKYAKVEKVPGGIIEDSCVMRGVMVNKDVTHPRMRRLIKEPRIVLLDCSLEYKKGESQTDIEISKEEDFARILQMEEEHIQQMCEDIIRVKPDLIFTEKGISDLAQHYLMKANITAIRRVRKTDNNRIARACGARIVSRTDELREEDVGTGAGLFEVKKIGDEYFAFIAECKEPKACTILLRGASKEILAEVERNLQDAMQVCRNVMLEPWLLPGGGAVEMAVSKRLMERSRALVGVEQWPYRAVAQALEVIPRTLIQNCGASTIRVLTSLRAKHTVQDGISWGVDGETGTLCDMVAAGICEPLAVKAQTYKTAVETAILLLRIDDIVSGHKKKDKDQAAGGPGAE, encoded by the exons ATGTTCGGCCAACAGGTTCTTGTCCTCA ACCAGAATGTGAAGAGAGAATCTGGGCGGAAAGTCCAGACAGGAAACATCAACGCAGCCAAG ACCATTGCAGATGTCATCAGGACGTGTTTGGGCCCGCGGGCCATGATGAAG ATGCTGCTCGACCCTACCGGCGGAATCGTCATGACCAACGACGGAAACGCAATTCTGCGAGAG ATCCAGGTGCAGCATCCCGCGGCGAAATCTATGATTGAGATCAGCCGCACGCAGGATGAAGAAGTGGGAGATGGAACCACATCTGTCATCATCTTGG CTGGTGAGATGCTGTCAGTGGCCGAGCAGTTCCTGGAGCAACAGATGCATCCCACCGTCGTCATCAGTGCCTACAGGCGAGCTTTGGAGGACATGTTGGAAACATTGAAGGAGATCAG CGTCCCCGTGGACACAGCCGATCGCGCCTCCATGCTGAAGATTGTGCACTCAGCCATCAACACCAAAGCTGTGAGCCGCTGGTCCGAGCTGGCGTGCGGTATGGCCCTGGACGCCGTGCTTACTGTGGAGATGGACGATAACGGACGCAAGGAGATTGACATCAAGAAGTATGCCAAAGTGGAGAAG GTTCCAGGCGGCATCATCGAGGACTCGTGCGTTATGAGGGGAGTGATGGTCAACAAAGACGTGACACACCCGCGCATGCGCCGCCTCATCAAAGAGCCCCGCATCGTCCTACTTGACTGCTCCCTGGAATACAAGAAGGGCGAGAGCCAG ACGGACATCGAGATCAGCAAAGAGGAGGACTTTGCCAGGATCCTGCAGATGGAGGAGGAGCACATCCAGCAGATGTGCGAGGACATCATCCGGGTCAAACCTGACCTTATCTTTACTGAGAAAGGAATCTCAG ACTTGGCCCAGCACTATCTGATGAAGGCCAACATCACTGCCATTCGCCGCGTCCGGAAGACTGACAACAACCGCATCGCCAG GGCGTGCGGCGCGCGCATCGTCAGCCGCACTGATGAACTGCGTGAAGAGGACGTGGGCACCGGAGCGGGGCTCTTTGAGGTCAAAAAGATCGGTGACGAGTACTTTGCCTTCATTGCTGAGTGCAAGGAACCCAAAGCCTGCACCATCCTGCTCAGGGGGGCCAGCAAGGAGATCCTGGCG gaggtggagcgcaaCCTTCAGGACGCCATGCAGGTTTGCCGTAATGTGATGCTGGAGCCCTGGCTGCTACCCGGAGGGGGCGCTGTGGAGATGGCCGTGTCCAAGCGCCTGATGGAGCGTTCACGCGCGCTGGTGGGCGTGGAGCAGTGGCCTTACCGTGCCGTGGCCCAGGCCCTGGAGGTCATTCCCCGCACGCTCATCCAGAACTGCGGCGCCTCCACCATTCGCGTGCTCACGTCACTGAGG GCCAAGCACACGGTGCAGGACGGCATCTCGTGGGGCGTGGATGGCGAGACAGGTACTCTGTGCGACATGGTGGCTGCCGGCATCTGCGAGCCGTTGGCCGTCAAAGCACAAACGTACAAGACGGCCGTGGAG ACGGCCATCTTGTTGCTGCGCATCGACGACATCGTGTCAGGTCACAAGAAGAAAGACAAAGATCAGGCTGCGGGAGGACCTGGTGCTGAGTAA
- the LOC125987431 gene encoding protein disulfide-isomerase A3 encodes MAAGRRLLAVVTFMLFAVFPASLSSRSDVLVLGNADFDYLATEHDTMLVKFYAPWCGHCKKLAPEFEKAAGKLKGTVQLAKVDCTAEVDTCSRFGVSGYPTLKIFRNGKDSASYDGPRSAEGIFEYMTKQTGPDSVRLLTEEDLQTFVRHDDASIVGVFSDEDSSSLSDFVKAAGLLRDQFRFAHTTQMPLAAPYGLQTEGILLFRPPRLASPFEDSVVVLPDFGTIPSLRRFIRDHVFGLCPHMTSENKDLLRVRDLLTAFYNVDFQHDAPVSKYWRNRVMKVATKYAGRGLFFSVANQKDFQAELENEFGVGTSDGGDVPLVTIRTKAGHKYTMREEFTRDGTSLERFLDQYFAGQLKRYVKSEPVPDRNAGAVKVVVAESFDALVNQPDKDVLIQFYSPACPNCKKLEPVYTALAETLSSDASVVVAKMNAVDNDLPPGYVVQGYPTIYFAPAGRKNEPVRYQGGRELRDFLRFLQQQTGQRHLQREL; translated from the exons ATGGCGGCTGGCCGTCGTCTCCTCGCTGTCGTCACGTTTATGCTCTTCGCCGTTTTTCCGGCTTCGCTGTCGTCGCGCAGTGACGTGCTCGTGCTCGGAAACGCCGACTTCGACTACTTGGCAACCGAGCACGACACCATGCTCGTCAAATTCTACGCGCCTTG GTGTGGCCACTGTAAGAAGTTAGCGCCAGAGTTTGAGAAAGCAGCTGGCAAACTGAAGGGAACTGTGCAGCTAGCAAAG GTGGACTGCACGGCCGAAGTGGACACGTGTAGTCGCTTCGGTGTGTCAGGATACCCGACGCTGAAGATCTTCAGGAATGGGAAAGATTCCGCCTCCTACGATGGTCCTCGGTCTGCTG AGGGGATCTTTGAGTACATGACAAAGCAGACAGGTCCGGATTCTGTGAGGTTGCTGACCGAAGAAGACCTGCAGACATTCGTCCGCCACGACGACGCTTCCATCGTCG GTGTGTTTTCAGACGAGGACAGCTCTAGCCTGAGTGACTTTGTGAAAGCTGCGGGACTTTTGCGAGATCAGTTCCGATTCGCTCACACCACACAAATGCCGCTGGCCGCCCCCTATGGACTCCAAACAGA AGGCATCTTGTTGTTTCGGCCTCCCCGATTAGCCAGTCCGTTTGAGGACAGCGTTGTTGTTTTGCCAGATTTCGGGACCATCCCGTCTTTGAGACGCTTCATCCGAGATCACGT ATTTGGACTTTGTCCTCATATGACCTCGGAGAACAAAGATCTTCTGAGAGTTCGTGACCTCCTGACTGCCTTTTACAACGTGGACTTCCAACACGATGCCCCAGTCTCCAAGTACTGGAGGAACAG GGTGATGAAGGTGGCGACCAAGTACGCAGGACGGGGCCTCTTCTTCTCAGTTGCCAATCAAAAAGACTTCCAGGCCGAGCTGGAGAATGAATTTGGTGTGGGGACATCCGACGGCGGAGATGTTCCCCTGGTGACCATCCGCACCAAAGCGGGTCACAAGTACACCATGAGGGAGGAGTTCAC GAGGGACGGCACCTCGCTGGAGAGGTTTCTGGACCAGTACTTCGCCGGGCAGCTGAAACGCTACGTCAAGTCAGAGCCTGTCCCTGACAGAAACGCCGGCGCCGTTAAG GTAGTGGTGGCTGAGTCCTTTGATGCCCTTGTCAACCAACCTGACAAAGATGTCTTGATCCAGTTTTACTCGCCGGCCTGTCCGAACTGCAAGAAGCTTGAACCAGTTTACACCGCGCTGGCTGAGACG CTGTCTTCAGATGCAAGCGTGGTCGTCGCCAAAATGAACGCTGTGGATAACGACCTGCCGCCCGGCTACGTTGTCCAAGG GTACCCGACTATCTACTTTGCGCCGGCTGGCAGGAAGAACGAGCCAGTCCGATACCAG GGTGGGCGGGAGCTGCGAGACTTCCTGCGCTTCTTGCAACAACAAACCGGCCAGCGCCACCTTCAACGGGAACTCTGA
- the LOC125987390 gene encoding GON-4-like protein translates to MKSACKRLRAEAFNLASRPLPPERDNADDNVDPKLIITADDECAEGGGKRTVKRKRKRQTEEEEEEEEEEKKNSEKERPGEGLEIDRQLDQLLECKSKQHKLTSVNVRNIIHEVITNEHVVAMMKAAINETDAVPPFEPKMTRSKLKEVVEKGVAVPAWNISPIKTGRDVSKVHQFVDIPLAEEDSSDEEYRPDDEDEDETAEDTLLESDFESAASPPRGSRRHLRSGGKTTRAESASMGPPPPPKAPPPSAQTDNFLERLHAVEAELAVCMDPYQPLEDTGEGGLMAYRTRSKRPLRDVPLGRLEAELRAPDITPDMYDCDSAHEDSNWTDWLRGLMTSDVDNDEECDDEDDPEYNFLADIDEPDQEDYRDDKAVRITKKEVNELMEELFETLKEDLTGQEVEDEGHEEEELPREGVHTHDKRVAGHACYTHKETCEGDVEVSQRPMTERRTVQQQLSFMRSTRHTASVQILRLDAQHRRTLAQQVQQHVQLLLQIHLLTSVVEELRHEAETTQQFLFELDLLARRGEPMTSPEQRSAFRAANLQGALELLAKLQDWPVAYAQLKRVPDARGQMRCFPVMPAELAWIFATSPVFLYPQLLPRVSLDPAHYCPRRTAAFTAAEDSLLIMGLRNLEGSRDPTRLLCDLLLGKSVVQVRRRIQQCCRPGVPDNIVKTFRCKRVIPRMPRACAHVAASERRPPVERDVRLMPLWLVRSLPAISKAVNSSGHLTALGSSSTCYPSRLPPNLHFRRMGFVQQAERTSSHLCSTLPSPTAQNLPSSGCSAPTAATASMQRIDEAEPELPAFSESSRLCDMNVGVAKMTQVAETFCPLPEEGEPRPQLEMHASVPEESEPRKTANDAHMKQEAPPTVSAQNVSTGANGEKMVIWTREADRLILTACQQQGANWRTFRRVSAQLGTKSARQVSLRFKDLLRLFRVATTSATCPSVVDQEQEPESLPESKSSLLES, encoded by the exons ATGAAGTCTGCCTGCAAACGTCTCAGAGCGGAAGCGTTTAACCTTGCCTCACGGCCACTCCCCCCTGAGCGTGACAATGCCGATGACAACGTGGACCCCAAGCTCATCATCACTGCTG ATGATGAGTGCGCCGAGGGCGGTGGGAAGAGAACGGTCAAGAGGAAACGGAAAAGGCAgactgaagaggaggaggaggaggaggaggaggagaagaagaacaGTGAAAAAGAGAGGCCAGGAGAAGGCTTGGAGATTGATAGACAGCTCGACCAATTGCTGGAGTGCAAGTCCAAGCAACACAAGCTGACCAGCGTCAACGTGCGCAACATCATTCAC GAAGTCATCACCAACGAGCACGTGGTGGCTATGATGAAAGCCGCCATCAACGAGACGGATGCCGTGCCGCCCTTT GAGCCCAAGATGACTCGATCCAAGCTGAAGGAAGTTGTGGAGAAAGGCGTG gcggtcccggcgtggaACATCTCTCCGATCAAGACTGGGCGAGACGTCAGCAAG GTCCATCAGTTTGTAGACATCCCCCTCGCTGAGGAAGACTCCTCCGATGAAGAGTATCGTCCCGACGATGAAGATGAGGACGAGACGGCCGAAGAT ACTTTGCTGGAGAGCGACTTTGAGAGCGCTGCCTCGCCCCCGAGAGGAAGTCGGCGGCACCTACGCAGCGGCGGGAAG ACGACGAGGGCCGAGTCTGCCTCAATGGGCCCCCCACCTCCACCCAAAGCTCCGCCTCCGTCCGCGCAAACAGACAACTTCCTGGAGAGGCTGCACGCTGTAGAGGCTGAGCTGGCCGTGTGCATGGACCCGTACCAG CCTCTGGAGGACACGGGCGAGGGGGGCTTGATGGCGTACCGCACGCGCTCAAAGCGTCCTCTTCGGGACGTCCCCCTGGGGCGACTGGAGGCGGAGCTCCGAGCGCCCGACATCACGCCCGACATGTACGACTGTGACTCCGCCCATGAGGACAGCAACTGGACTGATTGGTTGAGAGGCCTCATGACCTCCGACGTGGACAATGATG AGGAgtgtgatgatgaagatgacccAGAGTACAACTTCCTGGCTGATATTGACGAGCCGGACCAGGAGGATTACCGTGACGACAAGGCCGTTCGCATTACCA AAAAGGAAGTAAATGAATTGATGGAGGAGCTCTTTGAAAcg TTGAAAGAGGACCTGACAGGCCAGGAAGTGGAGGATGAAGGGCACGAAGAAGAGGAGTTGCCGCGGGAGGGCGTACACACACATGACAAGCGTGTTGCCGGACACGCGTgttacacacacaaagaaacatgCGAGGGCGACGTGGAGGTTAGCCAGCGACCAATGACAGAGCGGCGTACGGTCCAGCAGCAGCTGTCCTTCATGAGAAGTACCCGACACACGGCCAGTGTGCAGATACTCAGGCTGGACGCACAGCACAGGCGCACACTGGCACAGCAAGTGCAGCAG CATGTGCAGCTGTTGCTTCAGATTCACCTTCTCACGTCAGTCGTGGAAGAACTCCGCCACGAAGCTGAAACCACGCAACAGTTCCTG TTTGAGCTGGACCTCCTAGCGCGAAGAGGTGAGCCGATGACCTCGCCAGAGCAGCGCAGCGCTTTTAGGGCGGCCAATCTACAAGGGGCGCTAGAACTGCTGGCCAAGCTGCAGGACTGGCCCGTGGCCTACGCACAACTCAAGCGTGTGCCCGATGCACGCGGACAAA TGCGCTGCTTTCCGGTGATGCCCGCTGAGCTGGCTTGGATCTTTGCTAcaagtccagtctttctttaccCGCAACTTCTGCCTCGTGTCAGCCTGGACCCGGCTCACTACTGCCCCCGCAGGACGGCGGCATTCACTGCAGCAGAAGACAG tcTGCTCATCATGGGTCTTCGAAACTTGGAGGGCTCGCGTGACCCCACCCGGCTGCTGTGCGACTTGTTGTTGGGCAAAAGTGTCGTTcaagtgagacgcaggatccagCAGTGCTGCAGACCAGGAGTCCCTGACAATATCGTCAAG aCATTCCGCTGCAAGCGTGTTATTCCTCGCATGCCACGGGCGTGTGCTCACGTTGCTGCGTCAGAGCGGCGCCCACCAGTGGAGAGAGACGTGCGCCTCATGCCTCTGTGGCTGGTG AGAAGTCTCCCTGCGATCTCCAAGGCGGTTAACTCCTCCGGTCACTTGACTGCGCTTGGCTCCTCCTCCACGTGCTACCCATCCCGCCTCCCGCCCAACCTGCACTTCCGCCGCATGGGCTTCGTCCAGCAAGCTGAGCGCACATCCTCGCACCTGTGCTCGACTCTTCCCAGCCCCACAGCCCAAAATCTGCCCTCTTCTGGTTGCTCCGCCCCCACGGCGGCGACGGCAAGCATGCAGAGGATCGACGAAGCAGAGCCAGAGCTTCCTGCTTTCTCAGAATCATCAAGGCTCTGCGATATGAATGTGGGCGTGGCCAAGATGACACAAGTCGCTGAAACTTTCTGTCCTCTGCCTGAG GAAGGAGAGCCCCGCCCACAACTGGAGATGCACGCATCTGTTCCGGAAGAGAGCGAGCCCAGAAAAACAGCAAATGACGCACACATGAAGCAGGAAGCCCCGCCGACCGTTTCCGCTCAAAACGTCTCGACGGGCGCAAACGGAGAAAAGATGGTGATCTGGACTCG AGAAGCCGACCGCCTCATCCTGACAGCTTGTCAGCAGCAAGGAGCCAATTGGCGGACGTTCAGGCGAGTCTCCGCCCAGTTGGGAACCAAAAGTGCCCGGCAG GTGAGCCTTCGTTTCAAAGACCTCCTTCGCCTTTTTCGTGTGGCCACGACATCCGCAACCTGTCCCTCGGTTGTTGACCAAGAACAAGAACCGGAATCTCTGCCAGAGTCCAAAAGCAGCTTGTTGGAAAGTTGA